From Halanaerobium saccharolyticum subsp. saccharolyticum DSM 6643:
TAATGATCATCTCAGGCAAATGTTTATTTTCAGAATAAAATTTTTCTAAGCGCTGCATTCTATCTTTAATATTCAGTTTTTGAGTTGTTCCAGAAGCTTCCATTTTAACTAAACCAAGCAAAACTTCAATTTCATCAAGATTAGCTCTTAAATAATCTAGATAAATTAACTTATTTTTTAATTTTAAAGCTTTTTCAACTGAAACAGCATCAGCTATTTTAATCATTTTTTTGTCTCTAGCTAATTCTAATAAAAATGAAATTGAACTTTCTTCTAAATTTGTATCAAAAATAAGCATTGAGGATGTTTCAATAATCTTTCTTTTTTCGTTCAAATAATTAATATCAATCTTTTTTAAAATTCTCATATCATTTACTGCCCCAATCAAATCTCCATTTTGGTCTAGATGAGCCAGATAAACTCCAGTTTTATTTTCCTGAGCTGAAGTAATTTTAAAATGCGAGATATCAACACCTACTGCTTTAGTTTCTTCTTTTAACTGTTCCCCAAAATGATCACTGCTAACTGCAGTCAGCAAAACAACTTCTTGCTCCAACAGTGCAAGATCTTCTGCTATATTGCGCGCTACTCCGCCCGGACTCTCTTTGATCCATCCCGGACTGGAGCTACCTTTAATATAGTTTGGGCTATAACCTTTAATATCAAGATTAGCACCTCCAGCAATTACAACTTTCTTTTCAGGAGCAATAATATATCCCCTACCCAAAAGATAGCCTTTTGTGCTTAAGTGATGAATATATGTGCCTACAGCTGACTCTGAAATTTCAAGTTTATTTGCAATTTCTTCTCTACTGATTGTTGCATCCTTTTTAATTAAAACAAGAACTTCTTTTTCCCGTTCAGTTAATTTTTCTATTGCCAGCACCTCCAAATTTAAATATTTATTTACTTGTTTAAATTATTGTTTAAATAAAGTATAACAGATTTAGCTGCCTTTGTAAATCATTTTTTAATTTTTAAATAATTTTTATTAATTTAAAAACAAATACAAATAAAGTTAAAGAAAAAACTGATCCCAATGTTGTCAGCATAACTATAGAAGCTGCTAAATTTTCATCTCCACCCATAGCTGCTGTTATAATGGCAGATGAAATTGAGGTTGGTACCCCAAACAAAATATAGATTAAAAATATTTCACTATTGCTAAAATCAAGTAAAAGCGCTGCCATAACGGCCAGAAGAGGATTAATAATTAATTTGAAAATTGCTGAGGCAGCTGCAGGTTTAATATCTATAAATAATTTATCAACCCTAAAAGTGGCTCCAAT
This genomic window contains:
- a CDS encoding PfkB family carbohydrate kinase — its product is MLAIEKLTEREKEVLVLIKKDATISREEIANKLEISESAVGTYIHHLSTKGYLLGRGYIIAPEKKVVIAGGANLDIKGYSPNYIKGSSSPGWIKESPGGVARNIAEDLALLEQEVVLLTAVSSDHFGEQLKEETKAVGVDISHFKITSAQENKTGVYLAHLDQNGDLIGAVNDMRILKKIDINYLNEKRKIIETSSMLIFDTNLEESSISFLLELARDKKMIKIADAVSVEKALKLKNKLIYLDYLRANLDEIEVLLGLVKMEASGTTQKLNIKDRMQRLEKFYSENKHLPEMIISAGKKGVYYLSRNKEKVKLEHFKAPEINSEEIVETTGAGDALTAGFVAGIMNKKSIQESIELGIKASTLTIKSELTCNPDLSELV